In Salminus brasiliensis chromosome 24, fSalBra1.hap2, whole genome shotgun sequence, one genomic interval encodes:
- the LOC140546690 gene encoding apolipoprotein L3-like → MFSTEVPPDESLIEFFTSAFDGNIYELRDLVNQLSEITDRVERIHRNTTIGSLTGGVIGAAGGITSIVGLILVPFTLGASLIVTGVGIGVAVAGGVTGAGANITDMVHQKTSREEIETILEEFQSRLSPIIKSLQDIKLRLDEIQRDGLTDPSTQRAQIGFGVGRGAGYAAEFVRLINFVEIGKVAAQVSRTMRAAGAITGVFSGVFLLMDIVFIVKDAKELYEIDKDQKDGSGNSAISQFIQKMKETVDHLNQTLDKLKEA, encoded by the exons ATGTTCTCAACAGAGGTTCCACCAGATGAGTCTCTCATTGAGTTTTTCACCTCAGCCTTTGACGGCAATATCTATGAACTCCGGGATCTGGTCAATCAACTGTCAGAAATAACTGACAGGGTGGAGAGAATCCATCGAAACACCACCATCGGAAGCCTAACAGGGGGAGTGATTGGAGCAGCTGGAGGAATTACCTCCATTGTGGGGCTCATCCTGGTTCCATTTACTCTGGGTGCCTCACTGATTGTGACAGGGGTAGGTATTGGAGTAGCAGTGGCTGGTGGAGTAACAGGAGCTGGAGCCAACATCACAGACATGGTCCATCAGAAAACCTCACGAGAGGAAATAGAAACAATTCTGGAAGAATTTCAAAGCAGACTTTCCCCCATTATCAAAAGCCTGCAAGATATCAAGCTCAGGCTGGATGAGATACAAAGAGATGGGCTTACAGATCCGTCCACACAAAGAGCACAAATTGGGTTCGGGGTAGGAAGAGGGGCGGGATACGCTGCAGAATTTGTACGCCTGATTAATTTTGTTGAAATAGGCAAAGTGGCAGCGCAGGTATCTAGAACCATGAGAGCAGCTGGAGCAATCACAGGAGTGTTCTCAGGTGTGTTTCTTCTGATGGACATTGTCTTTATTGTCAAAGATGCCAAAGAACTGTATGAAATAGACAAAGATCAGAAGGACGGGAGTGGAAATTCAGCCATAAGTCAGTTTAttcagaaaatgaaagaaactgTTGATCATCTGAATCAAACACTGGACAAACTTAAGGAG GCCTGA